GCTGGGACAGTGGCTGCGCGACGAGTACCTCGCCGCCGCGGCCGAGAGATACGGGGTGGGGGAGGAGCGCTACCGCGTCTGGGCGCGCTACAGCCTCGGGGCGGAGCTCGACGTCGAGGACGCCTACCGCTGGGGATGGGAGGAGCTCGGCCGCCTGGAGGCGGAGAAGGCGGTTGAGGCTGACCGCGTCGTCCCCGGAGCGAGCTACCGCGAGGTGGTGGAGATGCTGGGCGAGGACCGCTCCCGCGGCATCGAGGGAGTGGACGCGTGGAAGATTTGGTTGCAGGATCTCACCGACCGGACGATCGAGTCGTTGGATGGGGTGCACTTCGACATCGCAGAGCCGTTGCGCCGCTGCGAGGTCGGGATACCCCCGGAGGGAAGCGCGGCCGCGCCTCACTACACCCCTCCCGGTGACGGCTTCGTGCGTCCGGGGCGGATCTGGTTCCCGACGATCGGGCGGACGTGGTTCACGACGTGGGACCTGCCGAGCATCGTCTTCCACGAGGCGGTTCCGGGCCACCACCTGCAGGTCGGCGCTGTGCGGATGATGGAGCTGACCCGCGCCCAGAAGCTCGGGTTCAATTCCGCCCACGGCGAGGGGTGGGCGTTGTACGCGGAGCGGTTCATGGACGAGATCGGCGGGTTCGACAAGCCGGAGTACCGGCTGGGGTTCCTGTCGATGCAGGCGTTCAGGGCGGCGCGGGTGGTCGTTGACATCGGGCTGCACACTTCGCGCCGCATCCCGCCCGACTGGCCGGGGGTGGGTGCCGGTTCGCAGTGGAACTACGAGATCGCCGTGGATTTCATAGAGGCGGCGTCGGGCCAGAACCGCGGCATGTGCTCGAGCGAGATCGACCGCTATCTCTCGATGCCGGCACAGGCCACCTGCTACAAGCTGGGGGAGAGGAGCTGGCTCGCGGGACGAGACCAGGCGCGGCGAGCCGCAGGCTCCAGGTTCGACCTGAAGCGTTGGCACACGGCGGCCCTCGGTCTCGGACCTCTCGGCCTCGACGCTTTGGAGAGGGAGCTGGCGAGCCTCGCCGGCGAGTGAACGTCCGGGTTTCATTGCATGCGTCGTGTATGGGTAGTGGGAAACTCGGGTTCGGGCAAGACCACCCTCGCTCGCGCGCTGGCATCGAAGCTCGGCGCTCCACACGTGGAGCTCGACTCCATCTACCACCAGTCGGGTTGGACAGCGCTTCCTGACGACGAGTTCCGGTCGCGCATCGCCGAGATCGTCGCAGGGGACACGTGGGTGGTGGACGGCAACTACTACTCGCGTCTGGGCCAGGCTTCTCTGGGCCGCGCCGACACGGTCGTGTGGATCGACTTCCCCCGCTCTGTGGTGATGCGCCAGCTCTTTCGCCGGACGCTGTGGCGTGGCCTGATGCGCAAGGAGCTGTGGAACGGCAACCGCGAGAGCCTCAAGAACCTCCTGCGGCGCGACCCCGAGAAGTCGATACTGCGGTGGGCCTGGACTCAGCATTCGGCGTACAAGGCGCGATACGACGAGGCCATCACCGGCGGGGCGTGGGACAAGCTCACCGTCGTGAGGTTGCGCTCGCCGGCGGAGGTGCGGGACTTCCTTGCCAGCTGAGGAGTACCGACGGGCTAGCTGAGGAGGATCGAGGGGTCGTCCCAGACATAGAGATGGCCTCTTGGCGAGCCGTTGAGCCGGCTGGCGAGGCCTCCGGGTGCCGACACGAAGGACGCCTCGACGAACCTGCCGCCGCGGGCCTGGTAGAAGGCTCGAGCGTTGGTGTTCTGCTCCAGGACATACAGGTGGAGCAGCTGGTGGTGCCGCAAGGCCTGGCTGGCAGCCTCGGCGATCAGCCGTGTGCCTATGCCGGACCTCTTCAGGCCGTGCGCTACATGGAGGTTGTCGAGGAGGCAACCCCACTTCGGGTCAGCGTCGAAGGCGAGGTGCGCGAAGCCGGCGAGGTCGGTGCTGCCGGCGGCTTGGGCCACGAAGGTCGCCGTACCACCGCTGTCGCGGTTCAGCCGTTCGGACCACACCGTTTCGCGGTCGGCGAGGACGTCACCGTCGAGGAACTCGTCGGAGTAGGCCCCGCGATAGTTGCGGCGCCAGCTGTCCGCGTGCAGCGCGCCTATGGCTCCGGCGTCGTCGCAGGTAGCGGTTCGGATGGCTACTTCGACCATGGCTGGCACGCACGCGACGGTAACGACGGCGGGCTCAGCCGGCGAGCGAATAACTCGAGGAAGTCGTGGCGGTCAGGCTGTGGCCGCCCCTCCCAGTGCGCCGCTCAGCCGGCGTGTGCTCTCGAGCAGGCGTCCACCCAGAGCAGTCACCTGCGCCCCGCTCTGCGGCGACGGCACCGGCACCAAGCTCAGCATCAGCGCCACCTTCCCGTCCGGTCCGAACACGGGCGAGTCGACATGGCTCACGTCGTACTGCCGGGAGGCGGTGATCGACGACAGGAACCACTCCTCCCGGTGGATCAGCTCTTCCGTGAGCGCACCGGCGAGGTCGCTCAGGCGGCTGGCGCCACCGCGCCGACCCTCGGCGCGCCCGGTCGCCCGGCTGCCCGTCTCCGCCGCCCGGATGAGCGACGCGAGCTCTTGGAGGCGGATGTCGGGCAGCACGTGCAACCCCACGGCGTATCCCCGCCGCCGGGTCGCGGCCAGCGCCCGCCGGTAGCGCTGCTGCGCGTCCTCGGGCAGTCCAGACAGCCACCGGGATTGCTCCTCGCTGCCTGCAAACGCGATCAGGGCCGCCCCGTAAGGGGGCCGGGTCGGCAGCTCCATCCCGAGCCGCATGGGTGTCGCCGGCACCCGGAGGTTGCGGACCTGGTGCACGACCGTGACGTGATCGCTATTGACCTGGAACGCGATCACGTGCCCGCCCGTCTCCGCTGCCAGCTCCGCCATGGCGGGCCGTGCCACGTCGAGCGCGGGGAAACGGGATGCGGCGGCGGTGCCGAGTCGTATGACCGCCGGTCCCAGCGCGTAGAGCTTGCTCGTCGGGTCTCGCAGCAGCCACCCCGCGCGCACCAGCGAAGCCAGCATCGAGTGGCAGCTCGCCTTGTGCACCCCCAGCCCCCGGGTTACTTCGGCGAGGGAGACACCGCGCTCGGGCCGGGAGGCGATCATCTCCATGAGGTCCACGACCCTGTCGGTTTGGGGAGACGGTCGCGGCGCCATCGAGGTCGCATATTACGACCGTTGCGTCGGCATATGCGACCATGGCACCATGAGCCGCGATGGGAGGGAACAACTCAGGTTTGCAGGGCAAGGTTGGCGTCGTCACGGGCGGAGCCGGGGGGATCGGCAAGGCGATAGGCCGCAGGTTCTGCGAGGAGGGGATGAAGGTCGTCCTAGCTGACGTCCTGGCCGAGCCGCTCGACGAAGCCGTCCGGGAGCTCACGAAGGACGGATACGACGCGGCGGGTGTAGTCACCGACGTCACCGACTATGCCTCCGTCGAGCACCTCGCCAAGGAGACGGTGTCCCGCTACGGCGCGGTGCACGTCGTGTGCAACAACGCCGGCACGGGCGGCGTGTCCGAGGGGTACATGTGGGAGCACGACCTTGCCGACTGGCGGTGGGGGATAGACGTCAACGTGCTGGGCGTCATCCACGGGATCAAGGCGTTCGTCCCGATCCTGCTCGAGCAGGACGAGGGCCACGTCGTCAACACCTGCTCGGGCAACGGCGGTCTCGCACCGATCGCACGCGGTGCACTCGGTGGGCCGGCGATGGCCGTGTACCCGATGACCAAGGCCGCGGTGCTCTGCCTCACCGAGAGCCTCTACACCCACCTCCAGTTGGCTGAATCGAACGTCAAGGCGCACGTTCTCTTCCCGGCGGGCTTCTTGAACACAGGCATCTGGGAGTCGTGGCGCCACCGTCCGGAGCAGTACGCGCCGACCCAGGAGCGCCGCACGCCCGAACAGACCCTCGACGCGGTCCTGCAACGGTTCGACGGCGCCGGCCTTCAGGTTAAGTTCACGCCGCTCGAGAGCGTCGCCGCGCAAGTGATCGAGGGCCTCGTCGAAGACAAGTTCTGGATGATGGGACCTCCATCCCCCGGCGACGAGGTCATCACCAAGAAGGCAGCCTCCATCGTCAGCCGCACCAACCCCGATTACCTCATCGACACCCTTTCACAGAGAACAACGACGAAGGGAGCGAGCAAATGACAGTGCGCTACGGCCCCAAGCCCCCCGCCGCCCGAGTCGACCGCGAGATCGACGCCACCAAGGCGCCGATCGCGACCGAGGCGATCACGGTCACCTACCTGACCGACCCTTCGATCGTCGAAGCCGTGCTGCCCAAGCCGCTCGAGCCGGCGGACGAGCCGATCGTGCGGATCTCGCTGCAGCGGGTGGTGATCGAGGGCCGGCCGCCGTTCGGTTCGGCTGTCTTCTCGGTGGCGGCCCGCCACGGGGACGTTGAAGGTGACTACCCCCTGTTCATGCCCCAGTCCACCGAGCAGTCGGTGACGGGCGGGCGCGAGACGTTCGGTGAGCCCAAGAAGCTCGGTGAGATCAAGGTCGAACGCGACGGCGACGATGTGCGGGCGAGAGTGTCGCGGCTCGGCTTCGACCTGATCACCGTCAGCGGCAGCGTGACCGGCGGGCTCGACCTGCCGCCCGACCAGACCAACATCGAGTTCTACTTCAAGTTCCTCCGTGCACCCGACGGCGATGGCATCACCGACCCGCACCTGGTGTACGGGAGCTACCACCGCCACTACGAGGTCTTCGAATCCATCGACTGTGCAGACGGTACAGTCGAGCTCGGCGATTCGCCGCTCGACCCTGTCGCCGACGTGGTGGTCAAGGAGCTGCGCTCG
This region of Acidimicrobiales bacterium genomic DNA includes:
- a CDS encoding DUF885 domain-containing protein, whose product is MTVAEVSERHVREMARLNPIWAVFAGIEAPAALTDYSPAGSDARADLMRSTLRELASADPVDEKGRLGRLFLAEQLQGSLALHDAGEEDRQVSALAGPQAAIRQSFDLLPKGSDDDWEGVLERLLLVPGALDGYRTMLGQGMAAGRVASQRSVRSVAHQCATWSANGWFSSMAAAYGDGPLSARLQGAAGPADAAYFQLGQWLRDEYLAAAAERYGVGEERYRVWARYSLGAELDVEDAYRWGWEELGRLEAEKAVEADRVVPGASYREVVEMLGEDRSRGIEGVDAWKIWLQDLTDRTIESLDGVHFDIAEPLRRCEVGIPPEGSAAAPHYTPPGDGFVRPGRIWFPTIGRTWFTTWDLPSIVFHEAVPGHHLQVGAVRMMELTRAQKLGFNSAHGEGWALYAERFMDEIGGFDKPEYRLGFLSMQAFRAARVVVDIGLHTSRRIPPDWPGVGAGSQWNYEIAVDFIEAASGQNRGMCSSEIDRYLSMPAQATCYKLGERSWLAGRDQARRAAGSRFDLKRWHTAALGLGPLGLDALERELASLAGE
- a CDS encoding AAA family ATPase, with product MRRVWVVGNSGSGKTTLARALASKLGAPHVELDSIYHQSGWTALPDDEFRSRIAEIVAGDTWVVDGNYYSRLGQASLGRADTVVWIDFPRSVVMRQLFRRTLWRGLMRKELWNGNRESLKNLLRRDPEKSILRWAWTQHSAYKARYDEAITGGAWDKLTVVRLRSPAEVRDFLAS
- a CDS encoding GNAT family N-acetyltransferase, which encodes MVEVAIRTATCDDAGAIGALHADSWRRNYRGAYSDEFLDGDVLADRETVWSERLNRDSGGTATFVAQAAGSTDLAGFAHLAFDADPKWGCLLDNLHVAHGLKRSGIGTRLIAEAASQALRHHQLLHLYVLEQNTNARAFYQARGGRFVEASFVSAPGGLASRLNGSPRGHLYVWDDPSILLS
- a CDS encoding helix-turn-helix domain-containing protein; this translates as MAPRPSPQTDRVVDLMEMIASRPERGVSLAEVTRGLGVHKASCHSMLASLVRAGWLLRDPTSKLYALGPAVIRLGTAAASRFPALDVARPAMAELAAETGGHVIAFQVNSDHVTVVHQVRNLRVPATPMRLGMELPTRPPYGAALIAFAGSEEQSRWLSGLPEDAQQRYRRALAATRRRGYAVGLHVLPDIRLQELASLIRAAETGSRATGRAEGRRGGASRLSDLAGALTEELIHREEWFLSSITASRQYDVSHVDSPVFGPDGKVALMLSLVPVPSPQSGAQVTALGGRLLESTRRLSGALGGAATA
- a CDS encoding SDR family NAD(P)-dependent oxidoreductase is translated as MGGNNSGLQGKVGVVTGGAGGIGKAIGRRFCEEGMKVVLADVLAEPLDEAVRELTKDGYDAAGVVTDVTDYASVEHLAKETVSRYGAVHVVCNNAGTGGVSEGYMWEHDLADWRWGIDVNVLGVIHGIKAFVPILLEQDEGHVVNTCSGNGGLAPIARGALGGPAMAVYPMTKAAVLCLTESLYTHLQLAESNVKAHVLFPAGFLNTGIWESWRHRPEQYAPTQERRTPEQTLDAVLQRFDGAGLQVKFTPLESVAAQVIEGLVEDKFWMMGPPSPGDEVITKKAASIVSRTNPDYLIDTLSQRTTTKGASK
- a CDS encoding acetoacetate decarboxylase family protein; the protein is MTVRYGPKPPAARVDREIDATKAPIATEAITVTYLTDPSIVEAVLPKPLEPADEPIVRISLQRVVIEGRPPFGSAVFSVAARHGDVEGDYPLFMPQSTEQSVTGGRETFGEPKKLGEIKVERDGDDVRARVSRLGFDLITVSGSVTGGLDLPPDQTNIEFYFKFLRAPDGDGITDPHLVYGSYHRHYEVFESIDCADGTVELGDSPLDPVADVVVKELRSITWCRRRTIQTARIAQHVPQEWLLPFVHQRYDDVALLAAQRP